The following proteins come from a genomic window of bacterium:
- the rfaD gene encoding ADP-glyceromanno-heptose 6-epimerase yields the protein MKSIIVTGGAGFVGSNLAMYLQEHFHDSRIIVVDDFRQSSFKNLEGFKGDVIASNVAGREWINAVKSAKINAIFHIASITDTTVMDERKMMYDNVESFRNILDLAVEKSAPVVYASSAAVYGSQSRRMKEEDGGRPNNIYGFSKWVMENLAATYYSRIKVVGLRYFNVFGPGEYHKGLAASMIYQLARQMIEGKRPKIFKWGEQKRDFVYIKDVVAATAGALAAEESAVVNIGAGSSTSFNEIIEILNKVLNSARKPVYFDNPYGFYQNFTEADLSKAKTVIGYEPGYTTALAIEEYVTKYLLSEDAKLQVVV from the coding sequence ATGAAAAGTATCATTGTTACCGGCGGAGCGGGCTTTGTCGGTTCAAATCTTGCCATGTATCTTCAGGAGCATTTCCATGATTCGCGTATAATTGTCGTCGATGATTTCCGGCAATCCAGTTTTAAGAATCTTGAAGGGTTTAAAGGCGATGTCATTGCCTCGAATGTTGCCGGCAGGGAATGGATTAATGCCGTCAAATCTGCAAAGATAAATGCCATTTTCCACATCGCGTCCATAACCGATACCACGGTCATGGATGAGAGGAAGATGATGTATGATAACGTGGAAAGCTTCAGGAACATACTGGATCTCGCGGTTGAAAAGTCGGCGCCGGTCGTTTATGCTTCATCAGCGGCGGTTTACGGCAGCCAGAGCCGGAGAATGAAAGAGGAAGACGGCGGCAGGCCCAATAACATATACGGTTTCTCAAAGTGGGTTATGGAGAATCTTGCCGCGACATATTATTCAAGGATCAAAGTTGTCGGACTGAGATATTTCAATGTGTTCGGTCCGGGAGAGTATCACAAGGGTCTCGCGGCAAGCATGATATACCAGCTCGCCAGGCAGATGATAGAGGGAAAAAGGCCGAAGATATTTAAATGGGGCGAGCAAAAAAGGGATTTTGTATATATAAAGGATGTTGTTGCCGCTACGGCGGGAGCTTTGGCGGCGGAGGAAAGCGCGGTTGTTAATATAGGCGCGGGCAGTTCCACATCTTTCAATGAAATAATAGAGATTTTGAATAAGGTCCTTAATTCAGCCAGAAAGCCTGTTTACTTTGACAATCCGTACGGTTTCTATCAGAACTTTACTGAAGCGGACCTGTCAAAGGCAAAAACCGTAATCGGCTATGAACCCGGGTACACCACCGCGCTTGCCATTGAGGAATATGTGACAAAATATTTGCTTTCCGAAGACGCTAAATTACAGGTTGTTGTATAA